The DNA sequence GGAAACAtagttaaattaaatataaaaaaaaaaaaagaattttaattttttttatacaaaagtAGAATGTTTCCGATtgagaaatataattaagtCGTTCCTCATTTATTTGCCAACGcacatgttatatatatgtattgtttgtatatatatatgtgcacgtatatatataggtacatGAGTTACCTTATGCTTGTATGCATGaacatttcctttttttacgGTTGAACATATGAAGAACTGCAATGATTATGAGTATTTGTActtcatttaatttgttaaaagataacccttcaaaaaaaaaaaggtttttCCTTGTATGTGTTAGTAAATTTCTTCATACAAGtccattaaaaaaagatagaaaAAGTTCAACATATTTAAGTGTTATTAAAAACAACTCACACTTATGtaaacaaaaggaaaaagatgGCCATAATATTGATAAAATTGTAAGTCccgaaaaaagagaaaagtcTCTTTTTGTTCAGCATGTCTTTAAGTGGGGAATAGGAAATAAATTTCGCTCGGATCCTGAAAATAGGTTCGTTCcataatgtattaatatacataaataaaacaaaataaagaaaaaattattactaaatgaatgaacaagcaaatgaacaaataaatgaataattgaataaatgaataaatgaataaataaataaatgaataattgaataaatgaataaataaataaatgaataattgaataaataaataaatgaataaatgaataaatgaataaataaataaataaataaatgaataattgaataaataaataaataaataaagtaataatataacactATAACAGTACATCTGGTTAAGCGagctttaataaaaatgaaaaaacaaatacgCTACAAAATAACGAATTTTACCCCAAAATTATATTGACTTTTTTATgcaagcatttttttttataattcatgtGCAACTAATGCTATTAGAAGCTGAGCCATATACAGATAGTCAGCACTAACATAATACTTATAAATCATtctatttttactataataacgtactaatttctttttctttttcatattttttctacctatatttttttcttttttttcatatttttaaattagatTTCACCCCGTTCATCTTAATCGTTCTAAAGAAGTAACTATTCGGAAAAGCTACTTTGATTctgataatgaaaatataaaatatgaagaattaAATGAGCAATGGGAGGTTTTCTGgtttcaaaataataagtTAAACGCAAAACCATTCCCTATTAAAAAGTATGGCATAGAGGCAGCGAAAAAAGAAgcaattaaattttatgaaaccttaaaagtaaaacgataattatttattgcttattattttattttattttattttaatttttgttttattttattttttataaaaattaaaaatgctaCGCCTccttataatattaattcattttattgtCCACCATAATTCTTTCTGTCCTGCTTGATATgatctatttaaaaaaattgctacATGCCTTTTTAGGTTAACAATTATCTAAATACGAAGCCTCAGTTTGAGTCAGGGGTAGAAGGTGAGTATAATGCATCGtacctttttataaaatgttcatttatgtatacacttgtttgtgaatatttatacatgtgcaaacattcatatacatatatgtacctaAAAACAATGCATGTACTCTCGTATTCATACCTGTAGGTGTTCATTATGACGTTGTAACTAACTGCTGGGTATCTTTTTATCGGCTAAACAATTTTCCAGTATCTAGATCCTTTTCCGCTGAGTATCACGGATTTGAAACAGCGAAAAAATTAGCAATTGAACGAGTTAATAAATATCAGAAATAGAAGTCAAAGCCAATGTACATGCATTTATTCTTCAGATTAAGAAAAGACATTAGTGTGAacaatatttcaaataaactaaatattaaatattttgaattaaaaagaagtagtaatagtattctgtttttttctaatatattttaataatctACTTAAAATAGGGTAAAAAAAGTACCCTTTTTGAAGggaaatacatacataccttcttgtgtgtatatatgaaacCTTACATTGGACTACATTATTCATATGAccccacatatatatacagggatttgtcattattatcttatttgtagcatttctttttacttaatgctttctttttcctgtacatttttcttattgttttcttttaaacaattacatgtataaaaaaaaaaaaaaaaaaaaaaaaattttcttcattcTCCTTgctcaataaaaatatttagaaaaaaaaataaacctTTAAAacagtatttatatatatacatatatatatatatatatatatatataatatatatatatatatatatatatatatataatataatgtacaaatgtacacacaataaatattatgcatACATAACGTTACAACACACCCGATTTTGTTATTAAAACTCTTTTTGATGGTTCCCCTGATTCACTACCAACTGCCTCAATTTGAACTAGCTTATCCAAGCCATCAATTACTTCACCAAAAACAACATGCCTCCCATCAAGCCATGGTGTtggaacaaataaaataaagaattgaCTCCCATTTGTATTTCTTCCAGCATTTGCCATTGATAGCATTCCTTTTTTAGTAtgttttaaaacaaaattttcatcCGCAAAtttatttccatatatacttaaaccACCAGTTCcattaaaatttgttatatcACCACCTTGAGCCATAAAATTTGGTATTATGCGATGAAATATGGAGTTGGTGTAACTCAACATTTTCCCATTAACTACGGTACCTTTACATATACTTACAAAATTTTCAACAGTTTTCGGGACTACTTTTCCATATAATCCAAAGGTTATTCTCCCAACTGGcttattatttatgcttACATCAAAATATgcctatatttattttgaattaaaacaaaaaaattatgaccACGTAATTCAAAAATgtgcaaaaaatgaaaaaattgttatgaATACACaaggtaaaatatattaggcgaaaaaactattataaacatacaaGGTAAGATGTAGaaagtgaaaaaattaatatgaacACGCATGGTAAAGTTTAGAAGGTGAAAAAATTACTATGAATATTtatggataaaaaaaagcaaaaagggaaaataaaataaaataaaataagagacagaaaaaaagaagtaacaCTTATAAATTCGAATTACTAcagattttattttgttctattcATTTAGTCCCCCAAACTGTGCTTAATTAATTagatttatagaaaaaatggtacttttaatttttttccctaTTCTTACTTTATGTGTAATTTCAGGATTCTCACCACTAACAAGGTCCTTTTGAAGTAACAAGAATATTGATAAAATCGTCCAGAGCTgagaaacaaaaataagggaattgttaatatatattaattaattattaacaagtttttatctttaattatttcatatactcttcttttttttttttttttatatcatactAGTTTATTCATCTTGGAAAATTAAAagctttttatctttttataaaactgATAGAATATACAAAAGTTTATAAAAACGCAGAAACACgaatgttttaattaaagtaaaattcttttttatatctaaaaaaaaaaaaagaaaaaaaagaaaactaaTTTCAATCTGTTATCGTTAATTTGTTCAGGCTTAAAAAAATGCACAcataatagatatatttatatatatattttttaaaaaatatactaacgTAAAGAATACATGAAAAAAGAGCTAGGGGAATAAGATCTgtttataaacaaaatgcaCATACAAgcagtatataaataaaccgAAATTTTAGCAtgagtttttatttttgtattttgcTTTTATAAAAGTTAATTCAACTGTTTCGTTTGACATGGTAAGGTAATAATTTATTCCACCAAGACTAGTTAGCCATTATTTTACTTCTAATTAATGTTCAGATAATCGTCACTTTAATGAGTTGggtacatgtgtacatatatttatatatatacatatatacatatatatattatatacatgttgAACGGTGCaaatttttctgtttctcttttttacccttttttttaatcatgTGGCACACAACCTTGTGCACActtaagcaaaaaaaaaaaaaaaaaagctttttATATCACGGCGGAGTAACATACCTCCTAACCGTAAAATAAGAAACGGTATAAAaccaaaatattaaaacctTATCAagtttatgaaaaaataaaactaaaaaatgttaatgtattttaaaagtaaatatcttaaaaatttaactGAATTTAaggtggaaaaaaaaaaagctttaTGTGAAagctatttttatatactgtAACACGAACGTCTACATATCAattcaaaacaaaaaaagatataattaaaaatatgatcaGTTTTAATCTCTGTAtatgctaattttttttttttttttttttttttttttgtctttgtaattatatataaaattatcttttaattattaaaaggaATGAACTCTTTcaaatagtaaaaaagatAACTATTATAAACACATAAGTGCATTAAATAGATTTATAAgtgttttaatttgttttattgcTGTTTGCACACACACATGAgctacatatacataaatatgcatatgtttgtgtatgtatgcatgtgtatGAGCGTctgtgcatgtatgtatgtactaaCGCACAGGCACCTATGGCTTTTTCCTAATTATTTGCAGAAGACTTCCTTCTAAAGAAGCTTTTTAGCTTTTCTGTAAACAATTTAGTCtttgacttttttttataattatcatcCCCACAAGTTGTGCTTTGTTCAGACTCAAATGAATTTTGAATAATAGTTGCTAGTTTAAAGTCTTCTTGTTCCATTAAACTCAATTCGTTtcttatatctttatttaattctaaTTCAATTTGTTTTGCTAATTCTTCATCTTTCTTTAATTGCtctaaatacattttttcggatattttttcttccttgTTTAAAGTATGAGCAAGTTTTATGTTTTCAACATTTAGTTGTCTCTGTtgttgtaattttatttcgtcttctcgtttttcttttattgaATTTACTGTACCTTTccacatttttaatttttcttcaaatTCTAATGGTTCCTCTACAAGTTCaccattatttaaataatttttttctttaccttCTATATTTTCCTCCTGTCcgttaattatattatgagaattatttgtttttataactGTATCCTTTTCATCTTCGCTACCCTTGTCTACCACTAAACTACCATTATATCTACCGCAGTTACTACCACCACTTCCATTACCACCGCGAACATTTTCACTGCTAACATTTTCACTGCTAACAATTCCACCAATGCCATCTGTTGTTGATGAAACTATTGTGTTTTCCCTGTTACTTCCTGGATGAGTAGTCGTTTCGATCTTTTCATTCATTAGATTAACTCCATTCAATTTCCTGGTTAAGTCATTTGCCCTCCCGCTATCATAATTACTTGTTATACTACTTtttggtatatatattttttcttctttatttggTTTGTTCCTATTTCttcttctatttcttttattaaggGATCTTCCATCGAAGTTTCctctatttatataatttgaattttCCATCATCAACTGTTgtaatatgcatttatatattagtttaaatctatttgtacatatatacatctactcatatgtatatatgtatgtatttgtgtTAATGTGTATAGTCTCCTTGGCCGCTTAAATTGTATAATACCACTCTGATATTATACTGTTAATTtagtacacatatatatatatatatatatatgtatgtgtgtgtataaaAAGATTACCCTAGTTTTGtaattattgtaaaaatgacaacatatatacatattattactcgaattaataatttaaacagaaaaaaaaaaagggaaataagaagagaagaaaaaaggaaaaagggaaaaataaaattataaataatgcaTTTTCACCTGCATATAACTAATAactctttttaattataaaaatgcttatttttgaatccattaaattatttaaaaatgtgcaCATTTGTGTGAacatttgtttaaaaaaaaataataaaataacgtcttctataataatataatttttcttttcttttttttaagatatttttcttttttggtacaaaaaacaaatataaactaCTACCATCATTGAGTAGTTTATCGTATAAtaatggaacaaaaaaaaaaaaaataataaaattaaattaaataaataaaaatatatatatatatatatatatatatatatatatatatatatattatatacctGTAAAGATGTTAGGGGTATGAtagaaaacaataaaaacgTTATTTCTGAGTTTATGATTATATCCGCAATAATTTAAACCTTTCTATAAGATTAGAAGAATTTAAAATGATGAATAAAGAATACACAATTTTAATTCGTAAAAGTTggtcataaaaataaaaaaaaaaggcttaTAGTATCCTCAcccctttaaaaaaatattaagcaTACATAATACTTAATCCGTTTAAAACGGGAGAAATATATGTTAGTAActcatacatatacatacatatatatatatataatatatatatatattatatatattaaatcatatgtacatataaatatatacatgtacaaatGTACAGTAgctgaaaaataatttcctataaaaaattttctacaAATTGGcatgtataatatgtatatacggtATTagtctatattttttttttttttttaatctttaaaaatatatattgcgGAAGAgtaatttgaaaataatttttcttttttaaaggcttgaaaagaataaaaagtatacaaTACTTATCAATGAaggataaatattattttatataaatattaaatatacaaaaaaataaataatatatatatatatatatatataatatatatataatatttgtttaaaattgtatatacCTGCATATCGTGTACATTTTAACAGGCAAGTTATAGCATTTtcaatataaagaaaaaaaaaaattctaaaataaaaaagtgcGTAAAATGCGtaaaaaacgtaaaaaatataaaaaacgtaaaaaacgtaaaaaatgtaaaaaatgtaaaaaatgtaaaaaatgtaaaaaatgtaaaaaatgtaaaaaatgtaaaaaatgtaaaaaatgtaaaaaatgtaaaaaatgtaaaaaatgtaaaaaacgtaaaaaacgtaaaaaacgtaaaaaacgtaaaaaacgtaaaaaacgtaaaaaacgtaaaaaacgtaaaaaacgtaaaaaacGTAAAATATATCGAActgcatatattatatttacaattttttcgaATTAAAAACAGGTCGAAtgacatatattttataaatacgtTCACGTTTTACGAGTGGTTACGATGCTTCAATTATACTATACTGcgtaatatgaaaaaaacgaaaaggaaaaaattaagatatatattatatatatattacatttatatataaatgtagttgctatatttattatcCTACCACTGCTGTgcaaattaatataaaagaaaaaaatgaataacatTGTGTCATATTTACATGTGTCCTATAGCATGtgattatgttttttaaatatctaagaaaaaataaaacatatgcctttttgttttaaaatatacagatataaagaacttacctttttttttttttttttttttgttgtattattttttgtgtttatattttgccggttatattttttttgttttcgtatttttttgttttcgtatttttttgtttttatatatttctttttgccTATTCTGCAGTCCTTAGGGGAAACCCTAAATGTGTTTGTTctgataaaattttaaattggTTAACTGTAAGCCTATATAAGTATtctgttaaattttttgaataattttccTGTGTGCATGTTATAAAACATACGCACgttatgtatgtttatatatgtgtacgtgtGCGTTTGACTTGACGTAAAGTAATAAATGTGTTATTacaaaggggaaaaaaaaaattaatattctcATATTTATGTCCAAATATACAAATGATGCTACTTGTGCACAATTATTAccagaaaaagaaaagaaaagaaaagaagagtTAAATGATTATTCAACTTTTTTCTCTCTGTAGAACATTCAAATTTTTTGCATCGACCATTGTCATATGTATTCTCCTCATCGTTACTACCATTATTACTTTATACGCACgtataaatttatacatatatatatgtaatgtatgtatgttatatatgtgcgtatgctatatatgtgcgtatgctatatatgtgcgtatgttatatatgtatgttatgtatgtatgtatgtttgtgtatatgcatatatatatatatatatatatatatacatgtgtatattaatttttttttttttttcaaaggtCACTCCCCCATTTCCATTCCTTAAGTTACGTCCCACATGAATTGTTTGTTGTCCTTCCTATTTGTTTCAATTCTGAgcatttttgtatatatatgttacataTGTAAGCAAAGGATATAGTACgcatttatgtaaatatgtgaacatgtgtatatgtgaaTGTGTGTGCATTTGAATATGTATacgtgtgtgtgtgtatgataatagtaatagtcaatgagttaatataaatgacTCCATtcagtaatatatatatattaaatgtgcaataatatatatttttttccttaaaatgGCTATAAACATaactttaaatatattactatcgcaattagtattattattgttagtACTGTTAGATTTGTTAGTACTGTTAGATTTGTGAGTACTGTTAGATTTGTGAGTACTGTTAGATTTGTTAGTACTGTTAGATTTGTGAGTACTGTTAGTTTCATCAGTTCTGTTAGATCTGTTAATACTTCTACTATTGttactaattttttgttttcttttatttcaccTGTCTGCAGACTGCTTGCAAAATgagtatttaaataattatagtaaAGCAGTCCGAATACTACTAATAGTGTTAAGcatccctttttttatttgttattattggtCATTCGTAAAATGTTCTTTGTACAATCCAGGGTATGTTGATCATACGTGGgaaggttttttttttttttttttttttttttttttttgcacagttttttcttcttaataATTCAATGAAAAAACTATAaacgtatatttttatttccgacatttttttatcctcttctttttaaaataaaaatgttatactagtgtttttccttcattttaaaaatcatTGTTCTcgcttttttcctttttaaaaatcattGTACTtgcttttttccatttctcaCATTGCAGCAAACGCAGAGGAGAATAACAtacaaatagaaaaaagaaagataagAAACTATACGCCTAATAAATACACTGTTTGTGATAAGTGCGACTTTTTGGTTAGGCCCGAGAGGGCTCACCACTGCAGGGTTAGCCTTCATGAgagtacaatttttttttttgtgtatgcATATTCTTGTGCTTATGCGCCAACAAACACACacatgcatgtatatgtttatatgtatgtatgtatgaatgtatgtatgtatgtatgtatgtatgtatgtatgtatgtatgtacgtaagtatgtatgtatgtatgtatgtatgtacgtaagtatgtatgtatgtatgtatgtatgtacgtatgtacgtatgtacgtatgtacgtatgtacgtatgtatgtatatatgtatatatatatatatatatttatttatttattgaagTACGCCTATATAAGCCTTTTTGCTCCAACACTACTGCTTGTGCACACACCTTTATGTTTGTACTCTCAACCCCCTATTGTTCATTTCTTATAGTCGTGCAAGAGATGTGTATTAAAGATGGATCATCATTGCCCATGGATAGGGACGTGTGTAGGGGAAAAAAAtctcaaatttttttttttgtttttattttatggcCTACTTATAACACTTTACATTGTTGTGACCATAACGCCAAAGTTTATTAAGTCCCTTTATGAAAGTGAAGGCACCAAGGTACAAATTATTAGAATATCTTTAAAAATGACCAGAAAAggttttatgtacatatatgcgtatatgtatatatatatatatatatatatatatatatatacatgttacTATTTTTCTTGCTGTCTCCTTTGCCAAACCAAAAACTTTGGCTTGTATTTTGCATTCTCATTTGGTCTATCTGTATATGCCTTTATTAATTGTTTCTTTGTTTATTAGGTTACGGACAAAATGAACCATGCTGCTCTTCTGATTagtacatattattaaattacttCCACAAGTCTTTCTTTTGACAAAGGcatttatgtatacgtatatacatgaacTCATATGTGTACACTATCATACATGAACTCATATGTGTACGCTatcatacatgcatataaatatgtatgcacTATCATACATgcgtataaatatgtgtacacTATCATACATgcgtataaatatgtgtgcACTATCATACATgcgtataaatatgtgtgcACATGAATTTTCATCCCTTTAACACCATTCTTAGCTATTTGTGCGTCTCTGACACTACTGTTAGCCTTAATCTTTGTAATactaaaaaacttttttatcattttcattttaggaattaaataattaatacatattaacAAATGACATGTCTATTCACCCCATTGTTTTCATttcaattataattttctttttttttttttttttttatttttagatgAATTGTCaatacttatattttatatctcgtaatataacagtaatagAATCTTCATATAAAGATAAAGtatgccaaaaaaaaaaaaaaaaaaaaaaagaaaaaaattattttattattatattggTATACTGATATATTTGCCATGTTAAATTAGGCTtgcttattaatttttttttcttatcttaAAATATGTCGCAGAATCCATATGACTTAGGTATTTACAACAACTggaaaatggtaaaaatggaaagaaaaaaatgaaaaaaaataaaaataacaaaatgatAACGCAACAAATGACAAAGAGGAAAAGTAGCATAGTAGTAAAATTgcaaaatagcaaaataatataaataaatgaaaacacAAAAGATacctataattttttttgaacaaaTTCATATGAAAGGTATTTGGAGAATTTAAATGGAAGTGGTTTTTTCCCTTTGACCCTGAAAACTTGTACTCGTTGAGTAaccaaaaaggaaaaaagaaaaaaaactatgAAATGAAATTTCTGCCGATATATAAAAGATGATAATGTGTTTCTCTATGCCTGCGtaaacatacacatacaaacatacatacacgtatttatatatgtgattacacaccttttttttttgtttaaccCTTGTCAAGATTACCTGTACCCCGTGAatgatatatacatgaacatTGTTAACATCGACATGGACGATTCATTTTTATCTAGCTCTAATGAGAACCCAAAGGGAGAGGATGATATctgatttatatatttgtactgCTGTTCAAGATTTATTATACAGATTGATATTTAGCGCTgtgtatgcgtatatatatatatatatatggatgtaTGCCCGAATATTCGTTTATGTCTTTCTCCCAACTTTTATTCGTTTCCAAAACggtattaaaatttttttttataaataaaatattgatctctttctttttttggtTAGAAAccttatatattaatgaagtatcattttattttttcccttttaaaattatatttacatttaagaATAATCAGGGGATTCTGTTAAGACTGCATTGGGGATTAGTACTATATGCTtccacatatttttattttttattttacataagccttttttttttttttttcatttttctttttgtaattaaGCAGTTTTTTCATGTACCcattacataatatatattagttcAAAGAGATGAAACTTCATTCAAGTgctatacatttttttttgttttgtttgaaatataattaaaaaatattatatgacaataaaaaaaaaacaaacaaatgaCTGATTGATTGGTGATTGGTTGACAAACGAATCATTAGGGAAAGGCCTAGGAGATATCCGACAAGGCAATGTAAACATGAGTAACACAGTTTATTATTAGCGGTGTtacactattattattatgaaaacaaaaaaacagaaaaaaaaaatggtagcATTTCTAAAAGCTGCAGCTTACAAAATTCTAcggaataaattttaaaaactaaattaaaatagacaaagaacaaaaaaaaaaaaaaaaaattaacgaaaAAGAGACGAAATAACCAAATGAGTAATAAATGATTAAACTTTGTTAAAAACAAGATACACTTTACGAACGAGTGTGACAAGCGCAAATGTGAAATCATTATAATAGTTATAACCATCGTAACGTATGTCTAGCTGCTGTGTGTTTtgtaaacatttataaattatacagACCTCTTTATTCACAGAAACTAATATACTAATGGTAgacattcatatatatgtggtattatgttcatgtatatatttggaaattaaaaaaaaaataataataacgcTTCATAACAAAATTTGGGGAACTATCCATACTCCCACCCCCATTTCCCCAATATACAATCgacataatattaaaattcgTTATGATTTgtcctttttcatttttacttgAATATGTATGAATGAAACTAATGTTCACTTTCATAATACAAGATAATTTGACTTCCATTAGTTTCGTTGATCTCGTCAGGTTCAATTCCACATCATTTTTCTTACAAATCCTCAAAAATAACATTCTCAACTTCTTCCTCTCCAGCATCTCTAACATTGCTTTCACTGtcacttatattttttagttctTGTTTAATGAAATCTTCATCGAATGCTCTCTTTTCTACCTCGTTTGCCAGCAATCCATGCGACTCAGTCGACAGAAGAACTAGCAGCTTGGACAACGTTTCAGCTGCAAAGGGggcaagaaaaaaaaaaagaaaagtaaagatattaaaagggaaaaaaaaaagaaaaaaaaaaaaaatgagggAACTCATGTTGGATGTCCTGCTCATGAACGCGTtcatacgcatatataacATCGCACAGTGCACGTCTAAAAAAATGTGGCTCTTTCGTTATGAACAGAGATAGCTATATCGGGATGAAATACGTACAAAAATGTACACACAAATACACTAATACGAacgcatatacacacatacacatgtgCACTATACGAGCACACTACATTGA is a window from the Plasmodium brasilianum strain Bolivian I chromosome 9, whole genome shotgun sequence genome containing:
- a CDS encoding AP2 domain transcription factor, with amino-acid sequence MIMSICTSFNLLKDNPSKKKRFFLVCVSKFLHTSPLKKDRKSSTYLSVIKNNSHLCKQKEKDGHNIDKIVSPEKREKSLFVQHVFKWGIGNKFRSDPENRFHPVHLNRSKEVTIRKSYFDSDNENIKYEELNEQWEVFWFQNNKLNAKPFPIKKYGIEAAKKEAIKFYETLKVNNYLNTKPQFESGVEGVHYDVVTNCWVSFYRLNNFPVSRSFSAEYHGFETAKKLAIERVNKYQK
- a CDS encoding peptidyl-prolyl cis-trans isomerase, encoding MNKLLWTILSIFLLLQKDLVSGENPEITHKAYFDVSINNKPVGRITFGLYGKVVPKTVENFVSICKGTVVNGKMLSYTNSIFHRIIPNFMAQGGDITNFNGTGGLSIYGNKFADENFVLKHTKKGMLSMANAGRNTNGSQFFILFVPTPWLDGRHVVFGEVIDGLDKLVQIEAVGSESGEPSKRVLITKSGVL
- a CDS encoding hypothetical protein (conserved Plasmodium protein); amino-acid sequence: MMENSNYINRGNFDGRSLNKRNRRRNRNKPNKEEKIYIPKSSITSNYDSGRANDLTRKLNGVNLMNEKIETTTHPGSNRENTIVSSTTDGIGGIVSSENVSSENVRGGNGSGGSNCGRYNGSLVVDKGSEDEKDTVIKTNNSHNIINGQEENIEGKEKNYLNNGELVEEPLEFEEKLKMWKGTVNSIKEKREDEIKLQQQRQLNVENIKLAHTLNKEEKISEKMYLEQLKKDEELAKQIELELNKDIRNELSLMEQEDFKLATIIQNSFESEQSTTCGDDNYKKKSKTKLFTEKLKSFFRRKSSANN
- a CDS encoding palmitoyltransferase DHHC9, translated to MSKYTNDATCAQLLPEKEKKRKEELNDYSTFFSLIIIVSTVRFVSTVRFVSTVRFVSTVRFVSTVRFVNCLQNEYLNNYSKAVRILLIVLSIPFFICYYWSFVKCSLYNPGYVDHTWEANAEENNIQIEKRKIRNYTPNKYTVCDKCDFLVRPERAHHCRSCKRCVLKMDHHCPWIGTCVGEKNLKFFFLFLFYGLLITLYIVVTITPKFIKSLYESEGTKVTDKMNHAALLITICASLTLLLALIFMNCQYLYFISRNITVIESSYKDKNPYDLGIYNNWKMVFGEFKWKWFFPFDPENLYSLNYLYPVNDIYMNIVNIDMDDSFLSSSNENPKGEDDI